A window from Pangasianodon hypophthalmus isolate fPanHyp1 chromosome 16, fPanHyp1.pri, whole genome shotgun sequence encodes these proteins:
- the LOC113530704 gene encoding glucose-6-phosphate 1-dehydrogenase isoform X2: MSMLPLSRSEVFGELRKELHQDKEFHQCDVHIFIILGASGDLAKKKIYPTLWWLFRDGLLPEQTFFVGFARSDLTVDAIRRACLPHMKVADTEADRVSAFFSRNSYISGKYDDERAFSNLHSHLLSLPGGAGANRLFYLALPPSVYHDVTKNIRHHCLSTKGWNRVIVEKPFGRDLQSSEELSNHLSSLFTEDQIYRIDHYLGKEMVQNLMVLRFGNRIFGPIWNRDSVACVVLTFKEPFGTQGRGGYFDDFGIIRDVMQNHLLQMLCLVAMEKPASTSSDDVRDEKVKVLKCIAPVTLSDVVLGQYVGDPEGEGDAKLGYLDDPTVPKGSTQATFATAVLYVRNERWDGVPFILRCGKALNERKAEVRLQFMDVPGDIFNSQCRRNELVVRVQPNEAIYAKMMSKKPGVYFSPEETELDLTYRSRYKDVNLPDAYERLILDVFCGSQMHFVRSDELREAWRIFTPLLHQIEQEKIVPLKYKYGSRGPPEADELAQKVGFRYEGTYKWVNPHKL; this comes from the exons ATGAGCATGCTGCCCCTCTCTCGCTCTGAAGTGTTCGGGGAGCTGAGGAAAGAGCTGCATCAGGATAAAGAGTTTCACCAGTGCGATGTCCATATCTTCATCATTTTGGGCGCATCA GGAGATCTGGCCAAAAAGAAGATTTATCCAACTCTGTG GTGGTTATTCAGGGATGGACTTCTTCCTGAACAGACCTTCTTTGTCGGCTTTGCCCGCTCTGACCTGACTGTGGATGCCATTCGGAGAGCCTGTCTGCCCCACATGAAG GTGGCAGACACTGAAGCAGACCGTGTCTCTGCTTTCTTCAGCCGTAACTCCTACATAAGTGGGAAGTATGATGATGAGCGTGCTTTCTCCAACCTGCATTCTCACCTGTTGTCTCTgcctggtggtgctggggccAACCGCCTCTTCTACCTGGCCCTGCCACCCAGCGTTTACCATGATGTCACCAAGAACATCCGACACCACTGTCTTAGCACCAA GGGATGGAACCGAGTGATTGTTGAAAAGCCATTTGGCCGTGACCTGCAGAGCTCAGAGGAACTGTCCAATcatctttcctctctcttcacTGAGGACCAAATCTACCGCATAGACCATTACCTTGGCAAGGAGATGGTGCAGAACCTCATGGTCCTAAG GTTTGGAAATAGAATATTTGGGCCCATATGGAACCGGGACAGTGTTGCTTGTGTGGTTCTGACCTTTAAAGAGCCCTTTGGAACCCAGGGCAGAGGTGGCTACTTTGATGATTTTGGCATCATTCG CGATGTCATGCAGAATCACCTTCTGCAGATGCTGTGTCTGGTTGCCATGGAGAAACCTGCCTCCACCAGCTCAGATGATGTACGAGATGAGAAG GTAAAGGTGCTGAAGTGCATTGCTCCTGTCACTCTCTCAGATGTAGTTTTGGGCCAGTATGTAGGAGATCCAGAGGGTGAGGGAGATGCTAAGCTGGGCTACCTAGATGACCCTACTGTCCCTAAAGGATCTACACAGGCTACGTTTGCTACAGCTGTACTCTATGTAAGGAATGAACGCTGGGATG GTGTTCCATTCATACTGAGATGTGGGAAGGCACTGAATGAGCGGAAGGCAGAAGTGAGGCTGCAGTTTATGGATGTACCAGGTGACATCTTCAATTCACAGTGCCGTAGGAACGAGCTGGTGGTGCGTGTCCAGCCCAACGAGGCTATCTATGCCAAGATGATGAGCAAGAAGCCTGGAGTCTATTTCAGCCCCGAGGAAACAGAGCTGGACCTGACCTACCGTAGCAGATACAAG GATGTCAATCTTCCAGATGCATATGAGCGTCTGATTCTGGATGTCTTCTGTGGCAGTCAGATGCACTTTGTGCGCAG TGATGAATTGAGGGAAGCCTGGAGGATCTTCACCCCACTTCTTCATCAGATAGAACAAGAGAAGATCGTTCcccttaaatataaatatggaaG TCGTGGACCTCCTGAGGCAGATGAATTGGCGCAGAAGGTGGGCTTCCGTTATGAAGGAACATACAAATGGGTCAATCCCCACAAACTCTGA
- the LOC113530704 gene encoding glucose-6-phosphate 1-dehydrogenase isoform X1 produces MEKMSMLPLSRSEVFGELRKELHQDKEFHQCDVHIFIILGASGDLAKKKIYPTLWWLFRDGLLPEQTFFVGFARSDLTVDAIRRACLPHMKVADTEADRVSAFFSRNSYISGKYDDERAFSNLHSHLLSLPGGAGANRLFYLALPPSVYHDVTKNIRHHCLSTKGWNRVIVEKPFGRDLQSSEELSNHLSSLFTEDQIYRIDHYLGKEMVQNLMVLRFGNRIFGPIWNRDSVACVVLTFKEPFGTQGRGGYFDDFGIIRDVMQNHLLQMLCLVAMEKPASTSSDDVRDEKVKVLKCIAPVTLSDVVLGQYVGDPEGEGDAKLGYLDDPTVPKGSTQATFATAVLYVRNERWDGVPFILRCGKALNERKAEVRLQFMDVPGDIFNSQCRRNELVVRVQPNEAIYAKMMSKKPGVYFSPEETELDLTYRSRYKDVNLPDAYERLILDVFCGSQMHFVRSDELREAWRIFTPLLHQIEQEKIVPLKYKYGSRGPPEADELAQKVGFRYEGTYKWVNPHKL; encoded by the exons ATGG AGAAGATGAGCATGCTGCCCCTCTCTCGCTCTGAAGTGTTCGGGGAGCTGAGGAAAGAGCTGCATCAGGATAAAGAGTTTCACCAGTGCGATGTCCATATCTTCATCATTTTGGGCGCATCA GGAGATCTGGCCAAAAAGAAGATTTATCCAACTCTGTG GTGGTTATTCAGGGATGGACTTCTTCCTGAACAGACCTTCTTTGTCGGCTTTGCCCGCTCTGACCTGACTGTGGATGCCATTCGGAGAGCCTGTCTGCCCCACATGAAG GTGGCAGACACTGAAGCAGACCGTGTCTCTGCTTTCTTCAGCCGTAACTCCTACATAAGTGGGAAGTATGATGATGAGCGTGCTTTCTCCAACCTGCATTCTCACCTGTTGTCTCTgcctggtggtgctggggccAACCGCCTCTTCTACCTGGCCCTGCCACCCAGCGTTTACCATGATGTCACCAAGAACATCCGACACCACTGTCTTAGCACCAA GGGATGGAACCGAGTGATTGTTGAAAAGCCATTTGGCCGTGACCTGCAGAGCTCAGAGGAACTGTCCAATcatctttcctctctcttcacTGAGGACCAAATCTACCGCATAGACCATTACCTTGGCAAGGAGATGGTGCAGAACCTCATGGTCCTAAG GTTTGGAAATAGAATATTTGGGCCCATATGGAACCGGGACAGTGTTGCTTGTGTGGTTCTGACCTTTAAAGAGCCCTTTGGAACCCAGGGCAGAGGTGGCTACTTTGATGATTTTGGCATCATTCG CGATGTCATGCAGAATCACCTTCTGCAGATGCTGTGTCTGGTTGCCATGGAGAAACCTGCCTCCACCAGCTCAGATGATGTACGAGATGAGAAG GTAAAGGTGCTGAAGTGCATTGCTCCTGTCACTCTCTCAGATGTAGTTTTGGGCCAGTATGTAGGAGATCCAGAGGGTGAGGGAGATGCTAAGCTGGGCTACCTAGATGACCCTACTGTCCCTAAAGGATCTACACAGGCTACGTTTGCTACAGCTGTACTCTATGTAAGGAATGAACGCTGGGATG GTGTTCCATTCATACTGAGATGTGGGAAGGCACTGAATGAGCGGAAGGCAGAAGTGAGGCTGCAGTTTATGGATGTACCAGGTGACATCTTCAATTCACAGTGCCGTAGGAACGAGCTGGTGGTGCGTGTCCAGCCCAACGAGGCTATCTATGCCAAGATGATGAGCAAGAAGCCTGGAGTCTATTTCAGCCCCGAGGAAACAGAGCTGGACCTGACCTACCGTAGCAGATACAAG GATGTCAATCTTCCAGATGCATATGAGCGTCTGATTCTGGATGTCTTCTGTGGCAGTCAGATGCACTTTGTGCGCAG TGATGAATTGAGGGAAGCCTGGAGGATCTTCACCCCACTTCTTCATCAGATAGAACAAGAGAAGATCGTTCcccttaaatataaatatggaaG TCGTGGACCTCCTGAGGCAGATGAATTGGCGCAGAAGGTGGGCTTCCGTTATGAAGGAACATACAAATGGGTCAATCCCCACAAACTCTGA